One genomic region from Jiangella sp. DSM 45060 encodes:
- the rfbC gene encoding dTDP-4-dehydrorhamnose 3,5-epimerase — MSGPAIEPLSVPGSWVVTPPQFGDDRGVFLESFRGDLLAPHVGHRPDIVQTNLSVSAAGVLRGLHFADVPPSQAKYVTCVAGAVLDVVVDLRVGSPTFGAWDSVLLDDADRRAVYVAEGLGHAFLSLADASAVMYLCTAPYAPGREHGVDPLDPELGIDWPTTDRAGRPITPILSEKDRSAPSLAEARESGLLPDYAAVKEFYAGLAAQ, encoded by the coding sequence GTGAGCGGGCCGGCCATCGAGCCGCTGTCCGTGCCCGGCTCGTGGGTCGTCACGCCGCCGCAGTTCGGCGACGACCGCGGCGTGTTCCTCGAGTCGTTCCGCGGCGACCTGCTGGCGCCGCACGTCGGCCACCGCCCCGACATCGTCCAGACCAACCTGTCGGTCTCGGCCGCCGGGGTGCTGCGCGGCCTGCACTTCGCCGACGTCCCGCCCAGCCAGGCCAAGTACGTCACGTGCGTGGCCGGCGCCGTGCTGGACGTGGTCGTCGACCTCCGGGTCGGGTCGCCGACGTTCGGCGCCTGGGACTCCGTGCTGCTCGACGACGCCGACCGGCGGGCCGTGTACGTCGCGGAGGGGCTCGGCCACGCGTTCCTGTCGCTGGCCGACGCCTCGGCCGTCATGTACCTGTGCACGGCGCCGTACGCGCCCGGCCGCGAGCACGGCGTCGACCCGCTCGACCCCGAGCTGGGCATCGACTGGCCCACGACGGACCGCGCGGGCCGGCCGATCACCCCGATCCTGTCCGAGAAGGACCGTTCCGCGCCGTCGCTGGCCGAGGCGCGGGAGTCCGGGCTGCTGCCGGACTACGCGGCCGTAAAGGAGTTCTACGCGGGGCTCGCCGCACAGTAA
- a CDS encoding CehA/McbA family metallohydrolase: protein MPEPAAQPLLASAIRAVHQLRDLGDPLPAEVTARLAGLTSAAEIDALLRPHVLVEVSVDEHAGTLTRPGAAPPRLVQHGWTSFLIRVANPHRIEGRLNGSTPGVYGVIDHHSHSARIALPDTVDSVPRIEKAWLQTRLATSGELSGLEAEYHVISAYSRDAGARSARLAFTLAVEDRPPSLTRPAGNQAGVHMMMSATEYGATLEFDSRPAREIRLDVREPDGASSMAAVTVRDAHGRSYPSTAMRLAPDMFFHEHVYRATGEVVVLPDGEYEISVRRGPEYREATRDVRVEPGTDAVELRLDRWVDPAARGYYSGDPHIHAGGCSHYNVPSEGVTPETMIRHVRGEGLWLGSVLTWGPCYYHQKQFFSGESISPPALLENEAMQQAQGMTWSPRPTDRDDESALRYDVEVSGFPSSHSGHVILLGLTDQDYPGTRLIEDWPSWNLPIMRWGQAQGALTGYAHCGLGLDAGTDELPNHVVPRFQSIGSNEIIVDVPLGSADFQAGAEVAPAAELNVWYHLLNVGYRTLMLGETDYPCIYDDGPGVGRTYVRLPSPPRGPKALEAWLDGLRGGASYFGDGRSHVFDLAIDRDDAREQRRASPGPVRVTATVAAWLPETPPPPPEPGRPAYSAPVGWHLERARVGGGREVLLELVVNGYAVASQRVLADGAEREVAFDVTLERSSWVALRILPSVHTQPIFVEAGGRPIRASKRSAQWLHDSVDALWTAKSGFIRPDERDEARAAYDQAQAIYLERLDECEVD from the coding sequence GTGCCCGAGCCCGCTGCCCAGCCCCTGCTCGCCTCCGCGATCCGCGCCGTGCACCAGCTGCGCGACCTCGGCGACCCGCTGCCGGCGGAGGTCACCGCCCGGCTGGCCGGGCTGACCTCGGCCGCCGAGATCGACGCGCTGCTGCGTCCGCACGTGCTGGTCGAGGTGAGCGTCGACGAGCACGCCGGCACGCTCACCCGGCCCGGCGCCGCGCCGCCGCGACTGGTGCAGCACGGCTGGACCAGCTTCCTGATCCGGGTCGCGAACCCGCACCGCATCGAGGGCCGGCTGAACGGCAGCACGCCTGGGGTCTACGGCGTCATCGACCACCACAGCCACTCCGCCCGCATCGCGCTGCCCGACACCGTCGACAGCGTGCCGCGCATCGAGAAGGCCTGGCTGCAGACGCGGCTGGCGACGTCCGGTGAGCTGTCCGGGCTGGAGGCCGAGTACCACGTCATCAGTGCCTACAGCCGCGACGCGGGCGCCCGCTCCGCCCGGCTGGCGTTCACGCTGGCGGTCGAGGACCGGCCGCCGAGCCTGACGCGCCCGGCCGGGAACCAGGCCGGCGTCCACATGATGATGAGCGCCACGGAGTACGGCGCGACGCTCGAGTTCGACAGCCGGCCGGCGCGAGAGATCCGCCTCGACGTCCGCGAGCCCGACGGCGCCAGCAGCATGGCCGCTGTCACCGTGCGCGACGCCCACGGCCGGTCGTACCCGTCGACGGCGATGCGGCTGGCGCCGGACATGTTCTTCCACGAGCACGTGTACCGCGCCACCGGCGAGGTCGTCGTCCTGCCCGACGGCGAGTACGAGATCTCCGTGCGGCGCGGCCCGGAGTACCGCGAGGCCACCCGCGACGTCCGCGTCGAGCCCGGCACCGACGCCGTCGAGCTGCGGCTGGACCGCTGGGTCGACCCCGCCGCGCGCGGCTACTACTCCGGCGACCCGCACATCCACGCCGGCGGCTGCTCGCACTACAACGTGCCGAGCGAGGGCGTCACGCCCGAGACGATGATCCGCCACGTCCGCGGCGAGGGCCTGTGGCTGGGCAGCGTCCTGACCTGGGGCCCCTGCTACTACCACCAGAAGCAGTTCTTCAGCGGCGAGTCGATCAGCCCGCCGGCGCTGCTGGAGAACGAGGCCATGCAGCAGGCGCAGGGCATGACGTGGTCGCCGCGGCCCACCGACCGCGACGACGAGAGCGCGCTGCGCTACGACGTCGAGGTGTCCGGCTTCCCGTCCAGCCACTCCGGGCACGTCATCCTGCTCGGGCTGACCGACCAGGACTACCCGGGCACGCGGCTGATCGAGGACTGGCCGTCGTGGAACCTGCCGATCATGCGGTGGGGGCAGGCCCAGGGCGCGCTGACGGGGTACGCGCACTGCGGGCTCGGGCTCGACGCCGGCACCGACGAGCTGCCGAACCACGTCGTGCCCCGGTTCCAGTCCATCGGGTCCAACGAGATCATCGTCGACGTCCCGCTCGGCTCGGCCGATTTCCAGGCCGGCGCAGAGGTCGCGCCCGCGGCCGAGCTGAACGTCTGGTACCACCTGCTCAACGTCGGCTACCGCACGCTCATGCTGGGCGAGACCGACTACCCGTGCATCTACGACGACGGCCCGGGCGTCGGGCGCACGTACGTCCGGCTGCCGTCGCCGCCGCGGGGGCCGAAGGCGCTGGAGGCGTGGCTGGACGGCCTTCGGGGCGGCGCCTCCTACTTCGGCGACGGCCGCAGCCACGTCTTCGACCTCGCCATAGACCGCGACGACGCGCGGGAGCAGCGGCGGGCGTCGCCGGGACCGGTGCGAGTGACGGCGACCGTCGCCGCCTGGTTGCCCGAGACCCCGCCGCCGCCGCCCGAGCCGGGACGGCCCGCGTACAGCGCGCCGGTCGGCTGGCACCTGGAGCGGGCCCGCGTCGGCGGCGGCCGCGAGGTGCTGCTCGAGCTGGTGGTGAACGGCTACGCCGTGGCGTCGCAGCGGGTGCTCGCCGACGGCGCCGAGCGGGAGGTCGCGTTCGACGTGACGCTGGAGCGCTCGTCGTGGGTGGCGCTGCGCATCCTGCCCAGCGTGCACACCC